Proteins from a single region of Candidatus Binatus sp.:
- a CDS encoding acyl-CoA dehydrogenase family protein — protein sequence MDFTWTPEQDAYRMEVRRWLEENRPQSLGRSDDLEIGGDDAIWDRLKAWHKKLYAAGWAGLTWPKEYGGRGATFIEQVIFQQELGRLNLPMGCNVLGVIMTGPALMQWGTDEQKKRYLNPILAGDEIWCEGMSEPGAGSDLASIQCRAELKGDEFIVNGQKVWTTIAHRSDFVQLFVRTDPDLPKHKGMSALLVDMKSPGVSVRPLKQITGDSEFNEIFFEDVRVPKENLLGPLNMGWQVLVATLMHERFGIGETLGGTEQMLHALVQIAKAAEINGRPAAEDNDIRQQIAQFAIETTAKKYNGLRSLSKRLKGQQPGPEASISKLLSTDLGQRMTKFVTRLLGEYALLEGHTPLAPEGDWMRRILGSEGITIAGGTSPVQKNMIGERILLLPKG from the coding sequence ATGGATTTTACCTGGACCCCCGAACAGGACGCTTATCGGATGGAAGTGCGGCGCTGGCTTGAAGAGAATCGCCCTCAATCTCTTGGCAGGAGCGACGACCTCGAAATCGGCGGCGACGACGCAATCTGGGATCGGCTCAAGGCCTGGCACAAAAAGCTCTACGCCGCGGGATGGGCCGGTCTGACCTGGCCCAAGGAATACGGCGGCCGCGGCGCCACCTTCATCGAGCAGGTCATCTTTCAGCAGGAACTCGGCCGCCTCAACCTGCCGATGGGATGCAACGTGCTGGGCGTGATCATGACCGGGCCGGCGCTGATGCAATGGGGAACCGACGAGCAAAAAAAGCGCTACCTGAATCCGATCCTCGCCGGCGACGAGATTTGGTGCGAGGGGATGTCGGAGCCGGGTGCGGGCTCGGACCTCGCGTCTATCCAGTGCCGGGCCGAGCTCAAGGGTGACGAGTTTATCGTCAACGGCCAGAAGGTCTGGACCACGATCGCGCATCGCTCGGACTTCGTGCAGCTGTTCGTGCGCACCGATCCCGACCTGCCCAAGCACAAGGGGATGAGCGCGTTGCTGGTCGATATGAAATCGCCCGGCGTGAGCGTGCGTCCGCTCAAGCAGATCACCGGCGACAGCGAGTTCAACGAGATCTTTTTCGAGGACGTGCGCGTACCCAAGGAAAACCTGCTCGGCCCACTCAACATGGGATGGCAGGTGCTGGTTGCGACCCTGATGCACGAGCGGTTCGGAATCGGCGAGACGCTCGGCGGCACCGAACAGATGCTCCATGCACTCGTTCAGATCGCCAAGGCCGCGGAGATAAATGGCCGGCCGGCAGCCGAGGATAACGACATCCGCCAGCAAATCGCCCAGTTCGCGATCGAAACGACCGCCAAGAAGTACAACGGCTTGCGCAGCCTCTCCAAGCGCCTCAAGGGTCAGCAGCCCGGACCCGAAGCGTCGATTTCCAAGCTGCTCTCGACCGACTTGGGCCAGCGGATGACCAAGTTCGTCACGCGGCTGCTCGGCGAGTACGCGCTGCTCGAGGGCCATACGCCGCTGGCGCCCGAGGGCGACTGGATGCGCCGGATTCTAGGATCGGAGGGGATAACGATCGCGGGTGGCACCTCGCCGGTGCAGAAGAACATGATCGGCGAGCGCATCCTGCTGCTTCCCAAGGGCTGA